A genome region from Populus alba chromosome 3, ASM523922v2, whole genome shotgun sequence includes the following:
- the LOC118038099 gene encoding uncharacterized protein isoform X2: protein MKSNTLLDYAVFELSPNLTRCDLFVSSNGNTEKLASGSVKPFISHLKFAEEQASQAVQSIKLEFDRCRNAETWFTKGTLERFVRFVTTPEVLEMVNTFDAEMSQLEAAREIYSQGSRDQLSGALGGDGTGTTAGADATKKELLRAIDVRLAAVREDLATAYAHASATGFNLDTVRDLQHFADRFGARRLNEACTKFMLLCQRRPDLINPWKPSVEDQVVRSSWGSDMSIDDPIEDESGSYMNRPHQNPFQNKHQQQQAGKERQQLDKTQTQHPDQSKPTTCQQPDSSLATQQQTFQNEKEEEEKKKEEAGNESSTSQPSQPSRRLSVQDRINLFENKQKESSGGKPVAVGKSAELRRLSSDVSSASAIEKAVLKRWSGASDMSIDLGNDKKDDGNIDSPLCTPSSSFVSGTKSNVFPVSSDDDKDQKGFNDTASAANLVKLETRSVSRLKDQGELQTHGGGLVGKDEEVNLKGNLKDQVVSLAQLRSSAGRGEETGVGDQVVREDKLTGTSDREEKTGGVEAQLSFQEKSRVFPNTVKTVAEKNQASLQTQIGNFAGRVGDVKFGNRIDNIEVRDPPLSQSRSRISQTHTPSLSGQFEGGFGFKGQELPTKVTDFDLSASQTQWKLFKGEVDHARKENAEQIKEEDLEVSRMKVHKQPSSGTEQFKKLQGRRDESRDESGYIHGINELSFPGNKFSKSQESVVTLQVPSAGQAQRVRQSKGNQELNDELKMKANELEKLFAEHKLRVPGDQSSSVRRSKPAEVQAEQAESSQYRKPVAVEISPVEFQEKKTVLETAGSSSDLGKFSTPPSKIVDHQDHGSSPRQSFSELSFSDNSRGKFYEMYMQKRDAKLREESGTKRVEKEAKLKAMQESLEQSRAEMKARFSSSVDRQNSLSSTRRRAEKLRSFNFHSSVKREQPVDSIQSEADEDLSEFPEQNYYGEDRSFSEVTYGDVASRRSQNKLFPNRYLSSPSPHTTLAPVPRSVSKISNPSSGRRRVQSENPLAQSVPNFSDFRKENTKPISGVSKAANRSQVRTYACSKSSSEEIPLVKEEKNWRSQSLRKSSAGPIEFNDFPPLNSDGVVLPPLKFDQPELMPYDKFLKNVETKPFLKKCNGPGSGATVATLKGMVAPESLKTEEFEESPFEAEESVDEAKEKEDEELETKEVEFCANMDNGKLRLSQDSDKIGMYGSENGGSLRSISQIDPSSVSELAASVPSTFHALGSLQDSPGESPVSWNSHMHHPFSYPHETSDIDAYVDSPIGSPASWNSHSLIQRETDAARMRKKWGSAQKPILVANSFNNQSRKDVTKGFKRLLKFGRKSHGAESLVDWISATTSEGDDDTEDGRDPANRSSEDLRKSRMGFSQGHPSDDGLNEIQTLNSSIPAHPENFKLRDDLMSGSSIKAPRSFFSLTSFRSKGIDSKLR, encoded by the exons ATGAAATCCAATACACTTCTCGACTATGCTGTATTCGAACTGTCACCAAATCTGACGCG ATGTGATCTGTTTGTTTCGAGCAATGGAAACACAGAGAAGCTAGCGTCCGGGTCAGTAAAGCCATTTATATCTCATTTGAAGTTTGCAGAAGAACAAGCTTCACAGGCAGTTCAGTCAATTAAACTAGAGTTTGACCGATGTAGAAATGCTGAGACTTGGTTCACGAAAGGAACACTTGAGAG GTTTGTGCGTTTTGTCACTACACCTGAGGTTTTAGAGATGGTCAATACATTTGATGCAGAGATGTCTCAGTTAGAAGCAGCACGGGAAATATATTCTCAG GGTTCTAGAGATCAACTTTCTGGCGCTTTAG GTGGGGATGGAACAGGAACCACAGCAGGAGCTGATGCAACAAA GAAGGAGCTTTTAAGAGCGATTGATGTGAGGCTAGCTGCTGTTAGGGAGGATTTAGCCACAGCCTATGCTCATGCATCAGCTACTGGATTCAACCTTGATACTGTCCGAGACCTCCAGCACTTTGCAGATCGTTTTGGTGCTCGTCGCTTGAA TGAGGCTTGTACCAAATTTATGCTACTGTGCCAGAGAAGACCAGACCTGATCAATCCATGGAAGCCAAGTGTGGAGGATCAAGTGGTCCGATCCTCGTGGGGATCTGACATGTCAATTGATGACCCCATTGAAGATGAAAGTGGGTCCTACATGAACAGGCCCCACCAAAACCCATTCCAAAATAAACACCAACAGCAGCAAGCtggaaaagaaagacaacagcTAGATAAGACACAAACCCAACACCCTGATCAATCCAAGCCCACCACTTGTCAACAGCCCGATTCCTCTCTGGCTACACAGCAACAAACTTTTCAAAAcgagaaagaggaagaagaaaagaagaaagaggaggcTGGGAATGAGTCATCAACAAGTCAACCAAGCCAGCCTTCTAGGAGACTCAGTGTTCAGGACAGAATCAACCTATTTGAGAATAAGCAGAAGGAGAGCTCGGGTGGAAAACCTGTAGCTGTGGGGAAATCTGCAGAGCTGAGGAGGCTATCATCTGACGTGTCGTCAGCATCTGCAATCGAGAAGGCTGTGTTGAAGAGATGGAGTGGTGCAAGTGATATGAGCATTGACTTGGGCAATGATAAGAAGGATGATGGCAATATAGACAGCCCCTTGTGTACACCCTCTTCATCCTTTGTATCTGGAACCAAAAGTAATGTGTTTCCTGTCTCATCAGATGATGATAAGGACCAGAAGGGTTTTAATGATACAGCAAGTGCAGCAAATCTAGTAAAGTTGGAAACTAGGAGTGTTTCTAGGTTGAAAGATCAGGGTGAGTTGCAAACTCATGGTGGTGGGCTTGTGGGGAAGGATGAGGAGGTGAATTTGAAGGGGAATTTGAAAGATCAAGTAGTGTCTCTGGCCCAGTTAAGGTCATCTGCAGGTAGAGGAGAGGAGACTGGGGTGGGTGATCAGGTGGTTAGGGAGGATAAGTTGACAGGTACTTCGGACAGGGAAGAGAAGACTGGTGGAGTTGAAGCTCAACTGAGTTTTCAGGAGAAGTCGAGAGTTTTTCCAAATACAGTGAAGACTGTTGCAGAGAAAAACCAGGCTAGTCTGCAGACCCAGATTGGAAATTTTGCAGGCAGGGTTGGGGATGTGAAATTTGGGAACAGAATTGATAACATTGAAGTAAGGGATCCGCCACTAAGTCAGTCAAGGTCTAGGATTTCTCAGACACATACACCATCTCTTTCGGGACAGTTTGAAGGTGGTTTTGGATTTAAGGGTCAGGAATTGCCAACTAAAGTGACTGACTTTGATCTGTCAGCTTCTCAGACACAGTGGAAATTGTTTAAGGGTGAAGTTGATCATGCAAGGAAGGAGAATGCTGAACAGATAAAAGAGGAAGATCTTGAAGTTTCAAGAATGAAGGTCCACAAACAACCTTCTTCTGGTACAGAACAATTTAAGAAGCTTCAGGGTAGGAGGGATGAGAGTAGGGATGAGAGTGGGTATATTCATGGAATTAATGAGCTGAGTTTTCCCGGTAATAAGTTTTCTAAGAGTCAAGAGAGCGTTGTAACTCTCCAAGTACCATCAGCAGGTCAGGCTCAGAGGGTACGGCAGTCCAAGGGGAATCAAGAGCTGAATGATGAGCTGAAGATGAAGGCAAATGAGCTTGAAAAGCTTTTTGCTGAACACAAACTTCGGGTTCCTGGTGATCAATCCAGTTCTGTTCGGAGAAGCAAGCCTGCTGAGGTGCAAGCTGAACAGGCAGAAAGTTCGCAGTACCGAAAACCAGTGGCAGTAGAGATATCTCCTGTTGAGTTTCAGGAAAAGAAGACAGTGCTTGAAACAGCTGGGAGTTCTAGTGATCTTGGAAAGTTTAGCACTCCACCAAGTAAGATAGTAGATCATCAGGACCATGGCAGTTCTCCCAGGCAGAGTTTCTCTGAGCTTAGTTTTTCAGACAATTCTAGAGGAAAATTCTATGAGATGTACATGCAGAAAAGAGATGCAAAACTGAGGGAGGAGTCGGGTACAAAAAGAGTGGAGAAGGAAGCCAAGTTGAAGGCCATGCAGGAAAGCCTTGAACAGAGTAGAGCTGAGATGAAGGCAAGATTTTCTAGCTCTGTGGACAGACAAAATTCATTGTCTAGTACTCGCCGACGTGCAGAAAAGCTCAGATCATTCAATTTTCATTCAAGTGTGAAGAGAGAACAG CCAGTAGATTCCATTCAGAGTGAGGCGGACGAGGATCTTTCTGAATTTCCAGAACAGAATTATTATGGAGAAGACAGGTCATTCAGTGAGGTGACTTATGGGGACGTTGCTTCTAGAAGATCTCAAAACAAACTCTTCCCAAACAGATATTTGTCTTCTCCCAGCCCTCACACCACATTAGCACCAGTTCCACGGTCAGTGTCCAAAATTTCCAATCCAAGTTCTGGGAGGCGTAGAGTACAATCAGAAAATCCTCTTGCACAGTCTGTTCCGAACTTCTCTGATTTCAGAAAAGAGAATACAAAACCCATTTCTGGAGTTAGCAAAGCAGCAAATCGCTCGCAGGTGAGAACCTATGCCTGCAGCAAGAGTTCTAGTGAAGAGATACCTCTTGTCAAGGAAGAAAAGAACTGGCGGTCTCAGTCCTTGCGGAAAAGCTCTGCTGGTCCTATTGAGTTTAATGATTTCCCCCCATTGAACTCAGATGGTGTTGTGTTACCACCGTTGAAATTTGATCAGCCTGAGCTGATGCCATATGACAAATTCTTAAAGAATGTGGAGACAAAGCCTTTCCTCAAGAAGTGTAATGGTCCTGGTTCTGGAGCCACTGTTGCTACACTGAAAGGTATGGTGGCACCTGAGTCTTTGAAAACTGAAGAATTTGAAGAATCACCCTTTGAGGCAGAAGAATCAGTCGATGAGGCAAAGGAGAAAGAAGACGAGGAGCTTGAAACAAAAGAGGTTGAATTTTGTGCTAATATGGACAATGGTAAACTAAGACTAAGCCAGGATTCAGACAAGATAGGTATGTATGGATCTGAGAATGGTGGTTCTCTGAGATCTATTTCTCAAATTGATCCTTCTTCAGTTTCTGAATTGGCTGCATCCGTGCCTTCAACATTCCATGCTTTAGGGTCTCTACAGGACTCGCCTGGTGAAAGCCCTGTGTCATGGAACTCGCACATGCATCATCCATTTTCATATCCACATGAGACCTCAGATATCGATgcttatgtggactctccaattGGGAGTCCTGCATCGTGGAATTCTCACTCCTTGATTCAAAGAGAGACTGATGCAGCTCGAATGAGGAAGAAGTGGGGAAGTGCTCAGAAACCTATTCTTGTTGCCAATTCATTCAATAATCAGTCTCGTAAGGATGTAACTAAAGGGTTCAAACGGTTGTTAAAGTTTGGAAGGAAAAGTCATGGGGCCGAGAGTTTGGTTGACTGGATTTCTGCTACAACTTCTGAAGGAGATGATGATACAGAAGATGGGCGAGATCCTGCTAATCGGTCATCAGAAGATTTGAGGAAATCAAGAATGGGATTCTCACAGGGTCATCCTTCAGATGATGGCTTAAACGAAA TTCAAACTTTAAATAGCTCCATACCAGCACATCCAGAAAACTTCAAATTGAGGGATGATCTTATGTCTGGAAGCTCAAttaaag CACCACGGTCATTCTTCTCACTGACATCGTTCAGAAGCAAGGGTATTGACTCAAAGCTTAGATAA
- the LOC118038099 gene encoding uncharacterized protein isoform X4 has translation MKSNTLLDYAVFELSPNLTRCDLFVSSNGNTEKLASGSVKPFISHLKFAEEQASQAVQSIKLEFDRCRNAETWFTKGTLERFVRFVTTPEVLEMVNTFDAEMSQLEAAREIYSQGSRDQLSGALGGDGTGTTAGADATKKELLRAIDVRLAAVREDLATAYAHASATGFNLDTVRDLQHFADRFGARRLNEACTKFMLLCQRRPDLINPWKPSVEDQVVRSSWGSDMSIDDPIEDESGSYMNRPHQNPFQNKHQQQQAGKERQQLDKTQTQHPDQSKPTTCQQPDSSLATQQQTFQNEKEEEEKKKEEAGNESSTSQPSQPSRRLSVQDRINLFENKQKESSGGKPVAVGKSAELRRLSSDVSSASAIEKAVLKRWSGASDMSIDLGNDKKDDGNIDSPLCTPSSSFVSGTKSNVFPVSSDDDKDQKGFNDTASAANLVKLETRSVSRLKDQGELQTHGGGLVGKDEEVNLKGNLKDQVVSLAQLRSSAGRGEETGVGDQVVREDKLTGTSDREEKTGGVEAQLSFQEKSRVFPNTVKTVAEKNQASLQTQIGNFAGRVGDVKFGNRIDNIEVRDPPLSQSRSRISQTHTPSLSGQFEGGFGFKGQELPTKVTDFDLSASQTQWKLFKGEVDHARKENAEQIKEEDLEVSRMKVHKQPSSGTEQFKKLQGRRDESRDESGYIHGINELSFPGNKFSKSQESVVTLQVPSAGQAQRVRQSKGNQELNDELKMKANELEKLFAEHKLRVPGDQSSSVRRSKPAEVQAEQAESSQYRKPVAVEISPVEFQEKKTVLETAGSSSDLGKFSTPPSKIVDHQDHGSSPRQSFSELSFSDNSRGKFYEMYMQKRDAKLREESGTKRVEKEAKLKAMQESLEQSRAEMKARFSSSVDRQNSLSSTRRRAEKLRSFNFHSSVKREQPVDSIQSEADEDLSEFPEQNYYGEDRSFSEVTYGDVASRRSQNKLFPNRYLSSPSPHTTLAPVPRSVSKISNPSSGRRRVQSENPLAQSVPNFSDFRKENTKPISGVSKAANRSQVRTYACSKSSSEEIPLVKEEKNWRSQSLRKSSAGPIEFNDFPPLNSDGVVLPPLKFDQPELMPYDKFLKNVETKPFLKKCNGPGSGATVATLKGMVAPESLKTEEFEESPFEAEESVDEAKEKEDEELETKEVEFCANMDNGKLRLSQDSDKIGMYGSENGGSLRSISQIDPSSVSELAASVPSTFHALGSLQDSPGESPVSWNSHMHHPFSYPHETSDIDAYVDSPIGSPASWNSHSLIQRETDAARMRKKWGSAQKPILVANSFNNQSRKDVTKGFKRLLKFGRKSHGAESLVDWISATTSEGDDDTEDGRDPANRSSEDLRKSRMGFSQGHPSDDGLNEMFW, from the exons ATGAAATCCAATACACTTCTCGACTATGCTGTATTCGAACTGTCACCAAATCTGACGCG ATGTGATCTGTTTGTTTCGAGCAATGGAAACACAGAGAAGCTAGCGTCCGGGTCAGTAAAGCCATTTATATCTCATTTGAAGTTTGCAGAAGAACAAGCTTCACAGGCAGTTCAGTCAATTAAACTAGAGTTTGACCGATGTAGAAATGCTGAGACTTGGTTCACGAAAGGAACACTTGAGAG GTTTGTGCGTTTTGTCACTACACCTGAGGTTTTAGAGATGGTCAATACATTTGATGCAGAGATGTCTCAGTTAGAAGCAGCACGGGAAATATATTCTCAG GGTTCTAGAGATCAACTTTCTGGCGCTTTAG GTGGGGATGGAACAGGAACCACAGCAGGAGCTGATGCAACAAA GAAGGAGCTTTTAAGAGCGATTGATGTGAGGCTAGCTGCTGTTAGGGAGGATTTAGCCACAGCCTATGCTCATGCATCAGCTACTGGATTCAACCTTGATACTGTCCGAGACCTCCAGCACTTTGCAGATCGTTTTGGTGCTCGTCGCTTGAA TGAGGCTTGTACCAAATTTATGCTACTGTGCCAGAGAAGACCAGACCTGATCAATCCATGGAAGCCAAGTGTGGAGGATCAAGTGGTCCGATCCTCGTGGGGATCTGACATGTCAATTGATGACCCCATTGAAGATGAAAGTGGGTCCTACATGAACAGGCCCCACCAAAACCCATTCCAAAATAAACACCAACAGCAGCAAGCtggaaaagaaagacaacagcTAGATAAGACACAAACCCAACACCCTGATCAATCCAAGCCCACCACTTGTCAACAGCCCGATTCCTCTCTGGCTACACAGCAACAAACTTTTCAAAAcgagaaagaggaagaagaaaagaagaaagaggaggcTGGGAATGAGTCATCAACAAGTCAACCAAGCCAGCCTTCTAGGAGACTCAGTGTTCAGGACAGAATCAACCTATTTGAGAATAAGCAGAAGGAGAGCTCGGGTGGAAAACCTGTAGCTGTGGGGAAATCTGCAGAGCTGAGGAGGCTATCATCTGACGTGTCGTCAGCATCTGCAATCGAGAAGGCTGTGTTGAAGAGATGGAGTGGTGCAAGTGATATGAGCATTGACTTGGGCAATGATAAGAAGGATGATGGCAATATAGACAGCCCCTTGTGTACACCCTCTTCATCCTTTGTATCTGGAACCAAAAGTAATGTGTTTCCTGTCTCATCAGATGATGATAAGGACCAGAAGGGTTTTAATGATACAGCAAGTGCAGCAAATCTAGTAAAGTTGGAAACTAGGAGTGTTTCTAGGTTGAAAGATCAGGGTGAGTTGCAAACTCATGGTGGTGGGCTTGTGGGGAAGGATGAGGAGGTGAATTTGAAGGGGAATTTGAAAGATCAAGTAGTGTCTCTGGCCCAGTTAAGGTCATCTGCAGGTAGAGGAGAGGAGACTGGGGTGGGTGATCAGGTGGTTAGGGAGGATAAGTTGACAGGTACTTCGGACAGGGAAGAGAAGACTGGTGGAGTTGAAGCTCAACTGAGTTTTCAGGAGAAGTCGAGAGTTTTTCCAAATACAGTGAAGACTGTTGCAGAGAAAAACCAGGCTAGTCTGCAGACCCAGATTGGAAATTTTGCAGGCAGGGTTGGGGATGTGAAATTTGGGAACAGAATTGATAACATTGAAGTAAGGGATCCGCCACTAAGTCAGTCAAGGTCTAGGATTTCTCAGACACATACACCATCTCTTTCGGGACAGTTTGAAGGTGGTTTTGGATTTAAGGGTCAGGAATTGCCAACTAAAGTGACTGACTTTGATCTGTCAGCTTCTCAGACACAGTGGAAATTGTTTAAGGGTGAAGTTGATCATGCAAGGAAGGAGAATGCTGAACAGATAAAAGAGGAAGATCTTGAAGTTTCAAGAATGAAGGTCCACAAACAACCTTCTTCTGGTACAGAACAATTTAAGAAGCTTCAGGGTAGGAGGGATGAGAGTAGGGATGAGAGTGGGTATATTCATGGAATTAATGAGCTGAGTTTTCCCGGTAATAAGTTTTCTAAGAGTCAAGAGAGCGTTGTAACTCTCCAAGTACCATCAGCAGGTCAGGCTCAGAGGGTACGGCAGTCCAAGGGGAATCAAGAGCTGAATGATGAGCTGAAGATGAAGGCAAATGAGCTTGAAAAGCTTTTTGCTGAACACAAACTTCGGGTTCCTGGTGATCAATCCAGTTCTGTTCGGAGAAGCAAGCCTGCTGAGGTGCAAGCTGAACAGGCAGAAAGTTCGCAGTACCGAAAACCAGTGGCAGTAGAGATATCTCCTGTTGAGTTTCAGGAAAAGAAGACAGTGCTTGAAACAGCTGGGAGTTCTAGTGATCTTGGAAAGTTTAGCACTCCACCAAGTAAGATAGTAGATCATCAGGACCATGGCAGTTCTCCCAGGCAGAGTTTCTCTGAGCTTAGTTTTTCAGACAATTCTAGAGGAAAATTCTATGAGATGTACATGCAGAAAAGAGATGCAAAACTGAGGGAGGAGTCGGGTACAAAAAGAGTGGAGAAGGAAGCCAAGTTGAAGGCCATGCAGGAAAGCCTTGAACAGAGTAGAGCTGAGATGAAGGCAAGATTTTCTAGCTCTGTGGACAGACAAAATTCATTGTCTAGTACTCGCCGACGTGCAGAAAAGCTCAGATCATTCAATTTTCATTCAAGTGTGAAGAGAGAACAG CCAGTAGATTCCATTCAGAGTGAGGCGGACGAGGATCTTTCTGAATTTCCAGAACAGAATTATTATGGAGAAGACAGGTCATTCAGTGAGGTGACTTATGGGGACGTTGCTTCTAGAAGATCTCAAAACAAACTCTTCCCAAACAGATATTTGTCTTCTCCCAGCCCTCACACCACATTAGCACCAGTTCCACGGTCAGTGTCCAAAATTTCCAATCCAAGTTCTGGGAGGCGTAGAGTACAATCAGAAAATCCTCTTGCACAGTCTGTTCCGAACTTCTCTGATTTCAGAAAAGAGAATACAAAACCCATTTCTGGAGTTAGCAAAGCAGCAAATCGCTCGCAGGTGAGAACCTATGCCTGCAGCAAGAGTTCTAGTGAAGAGATACCTCTTGTCAAGGAAGAAAAGAACTGGCGGTCTCAGTCCTTGCGGAAAAGCTCTGCTGGTCCTATTGAGTTTAATGATTTCCCCCCATTGAACTCAGATGGTGTTGTGTTACCACCGTTGAAATTTGATCAGCCTGAGCTGATGCCATATGACAAATTCTTAAAGAATGTGGAGACAAAGCCTTTCCTCAAGAAGTGTAATGGTCCTGGTTCTGGAGCCACTGTTGCTACACTGAAAGGTATGGTGGCACCTGAGTCTTTGAAAACTGAAGAATTTGAAGAATCACCCTTTGAGGCAGAAGAATCAGTCGATGAGGCAAAGGAGAAAGAAGACGAGGAGCTTGAAACAAAAGAGGTTGAATTTTGTGCTAATATGGACAATGGTAAACTAAGACTAAGCCAGGATTCAGACAAGATAGGTATGTATGGATCTGAGAATGGTGGTTCTCTGAGATCTATTTCTCAAATTGATCCTTCTTCAGTTTCTGAATTGGCTGCATCCGTGCCTTCAACATTCCATGCTTTAGGGTCTCTACAGGACTCGCCTGGTGAAAGCCCTGTGTCATGGAACTCGCACATGCATCATCCATTTTCATATCCACATGAGACCTCAGATATCGATgcttatgtggactctccaattGGGAGTCCTGCATCGTGGAATTCTCACTCCTTGATTCAAAGAGAGACTGATGCAGCTCGAATGAGGAAGAAGTGGGGAAGTGCTCAGAAACCTATTCTTGTTGCCAATTCATTCAATAATCAGTCTCGTAAGGATGTAACTAAAGGGTTCAAACGGTTGTTAAAGTTTGGAAGGAAAAGTCATGGGGCCGAGAGTTTGGTTGACTGGATTTCTGCTACAACTTCTGAAGGAGATGATGATACAGAAGATGGGCGAGATCCTGCTAATCGGTCATCAGAAGATTTGAGGAAATCAAGAATGGGATTCTCACAGGGTCATCCTTCAGATGATGGCTTAAACGAAA TGTTCTGGTGA